From one Flavobacterium kingsejongi genomic stretch:
- a CDS encoding NADH-quinone oxidoreductase subunit J, which translates to MITTLFYILSALTLGSAFMTILTKNTIHSAIYLVICFFSIAGHYLMFNAQFLAIVHIIVYSGAIMILLLFTIMLMNLNKEDEPNKKPWTIVAAVASFCLVAFVLLAAFLKSQPIINGYEVSGQDYQSIRVLGQVLLDEKNGFMIPFEFASVLLLVSMIGAVLLSKKEKRIY; encoded by the coding sequence ATGATCACAACACTATTTTATATTTTATCCGCCCTTACTTTAGGTTCCGCCTTTATGACGATCCTAACTAAGAATACCATTCACAGTGCGATTTATCTCGTTATCTGTTTCTTTTCTATTGCCGGTCATTACCTGATGTTCAATGCACAGTTTTTAGCCATTGTCCACATTATTGTGTATTCCGGAGCGATCATGATCCTGTTATTGTTCACCATCATGTTGATGAACCTGAACAAGGAAGATGAACCCAATAAAAAACCCTGGACCATTGTCGCCGCTGTAGCTTCCTTCTGCCTTGTGGCATTTGTGCTATTGGCCGCTTTCCTGAAATCACAACCTATTATTAACGGTTATGAAGTTTCAGGCCAGGATTACCAATCCATCCGTGTGTTGGGTCAGGTATTGCTGGATGAGAAAAATGGCTTTATGATCCCGTTCGAATTTGCTTCGGTATTGTTGCTGGTGTCTATGATTGGTGCGGTATTATTGTCTAAAAAAGAAAAAAGAATCTATTAA
- the nuoL gene encoding NADH-quinone oxidoreductase subunit L produces METNLVLLLVLAPFIGFLFNVFLGKKVNRSLSGAVGTLAIAVSFVISLYFFIQLNQTKQPITVNLFEWMQLVNFNVTFGFLLDQLSLLWLLFVTGIGTLIHMYSISYMHEDSNFHKFFAYLNLFIFFMITLVMGSNLLIMFIGWEGVGLCSYLLIGFWYQNQKFNDAAKKAFIMNRIGDLGFLIGIFIIGSLFNSLDYNVIKAAVISGAAIDMHWLAAATLCLFIGACGKSAQIPLYTWLPDAMAGPTPVSALIHAATMVTAGIFMITRLNFLFDLTPNVQQLIAVIGALTSLVAAFIALVQTDIKKVLAYSTVSQLGLMFLALGLGAYEIAVFHVITHAFFKACLFLGSGSVIHALHNEQDMRNMGGLKKVMKVTFITFLISTLAISGLPPFSGFFSKDEILMTAFHENKVLWVIASLASIMTAFYMFRLLYLTFFKEFRGTEEQKHHLHESPALITFPLIVLAILALFGGMISLPNNSWLNDYLAPLFVTPRLHHHLDSQAYMLMGIAVVGALIGIGIAYVNYIKKGMVPEPDSKITGFSKVLYNKFYVDEIYDAIIVKPIYAVSGLLKNYVEPALSGFIFGLGKLTNGIGTQGKAIQNGSVGFYLFVFVLGVSSIIAYLFLVQ; encoded by the coding sequence ATGGAGACAAATTTAGTTTTACTCTTAGTACTAGCCCCGTTCATCGGGTTTTTATTCAACGTTTTTTTAGGAAAAAAAGTAAACCGCTCTTTATCCGGAGCTGTGGGTACACTGGCCATTGCAGTTTCATTTGTAATCAGCCTTTATTTCTTTATCCAGCTTAACCAAACGAAACAACCGATTACGGTAAACCTGTTCGAATGGATGCAACTGGTGAATTTCAACGTCACTTTTGGGTTCCTCCTGGATCAGCTTTCCTTATTATGGTTGCTGTTTGTTACAGGAATCGGTACCCTGATCCATATGTATTCCATCAGCTATATGCATGAGGATAGCAATTTCCATAAATTCTTTGCCTACCTGAACCTCTTTATTTTCTTTATGATTACCCTGGTTATGGGAAGCAACCTACTCATCATGTTCATTGGCTGGGAAGGTGTTGGATTGTGCTCTTACTTATTGATTGGTTTCTGGTACCAGAATCAAAAATTCAATGATGCAGCCAAGAAAGCTTTTATCATGAACCGTATCGGGGATTTAGGATTCCTGATTGGAATTTTTATCATCGGTTCGCTTTTCAACTCTTTGGATTATAACGTGATTAAGGCTGCGGTTATTTCTGGTGCAGCTATTGATATGCACTGGCTTGCTGCTGCAACATTATGCTTATTCATCGGTGCCTGTGGTAAAAGTGCACAGATTCCTTTATATACCTGGTTGCCGGATGCGATGGCAGGGCCAACACCGGTTTCGGCGTTGATTCACGCTGCTACAATGGTAACTGCGGGTATCTTTATGATCACCCGTTTGAATTTCCTTTTTGACCTTACACCAAATGTGCAGCAACTGATTGCTGTAATCGGGGCACTGACTTCTTTGGTGGCTGCTTTTATTGCTTTGGTACAAACAGATATCAAAAAAGTACTGGCCTACTCAACAGTGTCACAGTTGGGGCTGATGTTCCTGGCTTTGGGTCTGGGTGCCTATGAAATTGCGGTATTCCACGTGATCACACACGCTTTCTTTAAAGCTTGCCTGTTCCTGGGTTCCGGATCTGTAATCCACGCATTACACAACGAGCAGGATATGCGTAACATGGGTGGACTGAAAAAAGTGATGAAAGTGACTTTTATTACGTTCCTTATTTCGACACTCGCTATTTCCGGCTTACCGCCATTCTCCGGTTTCTTCTCTAAAGATGAGATCCTGATGACGGCTTTCCATGAAAACAAAGTATTATGGGTGATCGCTTCCTTGGCGTCTATCATGACCGCCTTCTATATGTTCCGATTATTATACCTGACATTCTTTAAAGAATTCAGAGGTACGGAAGAACAAAAACACCACCTGCACGAATCACCGGCATTGATCACATTCCCACTAATCGTTCTGGCTATACTGGCTTTATTCGGTGGTATGATCAGCCTTCCAAATAACAGCTGGCTGAATGACTACCTAGCTCCGTTATTTGTAACCCCACGCCTCCACCATCATTTGGATTCCCAGGCTTATATGCTAATGGGTATCGCCGTTGTAGGTGCCTTGATCGGAATTGGGATCGCCTATGTCAATTACATTAAAAAAGGTATGGTTCCAGAACCTGACAGTAAGATTACCGGATTTTCAAAAGTATTATACAATAAGTTCTATGTAGATGAAATCTACGATGCCATCATTGTAAAACCTATTTATGCAGTATCCGGATTGCTGAAAAATTATGTTGAGCCTGCCCTATCAGGATTTATCTTTGGCTTGGGTAAGCTTACTAATGGAATCGGAACACAAGGAAAAGCGATACAAAACGGAAGTGTAGGATTCTATCTTTTTGTTTTTGTTTTAGGAGTGAGCTCCATCATCGCTTATTTATTTTTAGTACAATAA
- the nuoK gene encoding NADH-quinone oxidoreductase subunit NuoK, protein MQNILQQIGIENYLYLSAILFCIGIFGVLFRRNAIVMFMSIEIMLNAVNLLLVVFSTYHQDASGQVFVFFSMAVAAAEVAVGLAILVAIFRNTASIDIDNLKKLKG, encoded by the coding sequence ATGCAAAATATTTTACAGCAAATCGGCATTGAAAACTACCTGTATCTTTCTGCGATACTCTTTTGTATCGGGATCTTTGGGGTATTGTTCCGGAGAAATGCCATCGTAATGTTTATGTCAATTGAAATCATGCTGAATGCCGTTAACCTGTTATTGGTTGTTTTTTCCACCTACCACCAGGATGCTTCAGGCCAGGTATTCGTGTTTTTCTCGATGGCAGTAGCAGCTGCAGAAGTAGCTGTGGGCTTAGCCATCCTGGTTGCAATATTCCGCAACACGGCTTCGATCGATATTGATAATTTAAAAAAATTAAAAGGATAA
- a CDS encoding NuoI/complex I 23 kDa subunit family protein yields MSIDTVSLSGRKKEVSNKKMTFWESLYLVAIGKGLLITIKHLFTRKVTIKYPEQMREFSPVYRGQHMLMRDDEGRERCTACGLCALSCPAEAITMKAEERKPEEKHLYREEKYASIYEINMLRCIFCGLCEEACPKQAIYLTTSKTMVRSNYDRSEFIFGKDKLVMPLDAAINNTKMKMAN; encoded by the coding sequence ATGTCAATAGATACTGTATCATTATCGGGAAGAAAAAAAGAGGTTTCGAACAAAAAGATGACTTTTTGGGAAAGCCTCTATCTTGTGGCGATTGGTAAAGGCCTGCTTATTACCATCAAACACCTTTTTACGCGAAAAGTTACCATCAAATACCCGGAACAAATGCGGGAATTTAGCCCTGTGTACCGTGGACAACACATGCTGATGCGTGATGATGAAGGACGTGAGCGTTGTACTGCCTGCGGACTGTGTGCCCTTTCCTGCCCTGCTGAAGCGATCACCATGAAAGCGGAAGAGCGTAAACCGGAAGAGAAGCACCTGTACCGTGAGGAGAAATATGCTTCGATTTATGAAATCAATATGCTGCGTTGCATTTTCTGTGGACTGTGTGAAGAAGCGTGCCCAAAACAGGCAATTTACCTGACTACTTCCAAAACAATGGTACGTTCGAACTATGACCGTAGTGAATTTATCTTCGGGAAAGACAAGCTCGTTATGCCTTTGGATGCAGCGATTAATAATACTAAAATGAAAATGGCGAATTAA